GGCCAACATCGGCGTCACGCAGCAGGAAGCCAAAAAGTACATTGAGACCTACTTCGAGCGCTACGCGGGGGTCAAGGCGCTCATGGATCGAACCATCGCGGAAGCCAAGGCAAAGGGCTATACGACCACGATCCTGGGCCGCCGCCGGCCGATCCCGGAATTGCAGAGCGCCGATCCGGTCCAGCGAGGCTTCGGCGAGCGGATGGCGGTCAACAGCCCCATCCAGGGCTCGGCGGCGGACTTGATCAAGCTGGCGATGATCGCAGTCAGCCGCAAGCTCAAGGCCGAGCTGCCCAAGACCAGGATGATCCTGCAGGTCCACGACGAGTTGATCTTCGAGACGCCGGAGAAAGAGTTGGAGAAAGCCAAGCACCTGGTGCAGTCGGAAATGGTCGCCGCCGGTCCGCGCCTGGGCCTCTCCGTGCCGCTGAAGGTGGATTTGGGGGTGGGAAATAATTGGAGAGCGGCGCATCCGTAAGGATCGGGGAGAGCTTCGATGGGGCTCATCTTTGAATGGGACGAGAAGAAGGCGCGACGCAACCTCAGTAAGCACGCAGTATCTTTTGAGGAAGCAAGCACCGTGTTCGGTGATGTATTGTCATTGACGGTTCCGGACCTGATCCATTCGACGGAGGAGGACCGATTTGTTATCATTGGGCGGTCGGATCGTGGACGGTTACTGGTCGTTGTTCACACGGAACGAACCGAATGCCTTCGCATTATCAGCGCCAGAACGGCGACGCTACGTGAACGGAGGAGCTATGAAGAAGGACATGCTTGACGAATACGATTTCAGTAAAGGAATACGCGGCAAGTATGCCAAGCGTTATGCACAGGGCAGCAACGTGGTTGTGCTGGCGCCGGATGTAGCGAAAAGATTTTCTGATTCTGCCTCTGTCAACCGAGCATTGAGGACGCTGATGAAAACTGTTCGGCGGACCAAGAAAGTATCGGCCTGAGTTGTGATGTCACCGCGGTTGACCGTCAAGAAACAAGCGCTCAATTTGACCGAACATTTGCCTGAAAAGACCACCTGGGATGACATCCTGCACGCGGTTTATATCAGAAAGA
This genomic stretch from Nitrospirota bacterium harbors:
- a CDS encoding BrnT family toxin; amino-acid sequence: MGLIFEWDEKKARRNLSKHAVSFEEASTVFGDVLSLTVPDLIHSTEEDRFVIIGRSDRGRLLVVVHTERTECLRIISARTATLRERRSYEEGHA